In the genome of Abyssalbus ytuae, the window ACTTTGATTGGCCACCTGCAAATTTCCCATAAACCATTTTTGGGGGCCGTAATACCACTCGGCCGATCTTAAATTATCGCCCCTGTACCTCACCAACCTGTCATACCTGGAGTAGTTAGATGTGGTGGAATAATATAATCCGGCAGTATAATTCCATGCTTCACCGGGTTTATATTTTATTTTTTGAAGGAAGTTAATTTGATTATAACCTGTAGGTTTCTGAACCCTGGGATCATTGTTCTTAACTATAATATCCTCTCCGTTTCCGGTTTTTACAAATTCTCTTCTTAAATATTCATCGGGGCCGTATTTTCCCATTTTTAAATCTCCGAAACCGGAATATGTAATGTTTGTTAATGAAGCCCATTTTTGTCGGGCAACCCTAAACTGAAGGTTTGCTGTTTTTTCATTATTAGCTGTAGAATATCTTACTATAGACCGGCCATTGAATTCAAGTAGATTATCTGCTGAAAAGGCCGGGGATTCAGTATAAAAATTCATAACTCCACCTATGGCATCACTTCCATAAATTAAAGCTCCCGGGCCAAACAAAATTTCAGTTTTATCTACTGCCAGCGGATCGATGGATATTACATTCTGAATATTTCCCCCTCTGAAAATGGCGTTATTCATCCGTATTCCGTCTACCGATATTAATAACCTGTTTGTTGAAAATCCCCTGATCATAGGGCTTCCACCTCCCAGCTGACTTTTTTGTACAAATATTTGTCCTGTTTGCTGTAACATATCGGCAGAAGTCTGAGGATTGGCTAAAATAACATCTTCTTTCACAATACTGCTTACTTTTTGGTATACTTCTTTTGGCTTTTGTTTCCATTTGGTGGCAGAGAGTACTATTTCTTCCAATTCTTCCGATGTTGGCTCTAACACAACAATGAGATTATTTCTTAAAATTTGGCTTTTTATAAGTCTTTTAGTGATAAACGTAAGATGGCGGAAAACAATTATTTCATGGTTTTTAAAAGATGATATATCAATTTTTCCATGTTCATCTGAAATCTCATATACACTTTTATCACTATTATAAGCTGTTACATTTTTAACAGGGGTTCCGGTTTCCTTGTCCTGTACTGTAATGGTCTGGGCTTTTAGCAAACACGAAAAAAATATAAAAAAGAAAAAAAAGTATAGTTTCATAGTTAGTGAAAAACCTGGCTTAATACCTGAAGGGACTTAGGTTTTCTAAATCCGTGTAAATGTAATTCAAAATATAATATTACTGTGTTTAACAGTTCTAACCTTTGAATATTATTCATTTTTACGTTATGTATATCATCAAAAATTATACCTAAAAAGCTTCTGAAATTTTTAAGATTATTACCTTCTATATATGGGGTGAGGGGTTTAGTGTGTGAAAATATTCCTTCCTGTAAATCAAAAAAAGGTAAATGAGTGCTTTCTTCATCCGGACTGAATCCTAAATATTTGGTTAATCCCAGCAAAAAAGATATATGAAAATTAGCTACTGTTTCATTATTGTCCAGCCAGGTTAAAGAATATTCAAGGTAATTGAATAGAGGTATGTTTTGCTCTTCTTCATAAATTGAAAATGAAAGCATCTCTGACAAAAAAATACATAGTGCATTTTTAGACAAGTTACTGTGAAGGGTATTATAATGACAGGCAGGTTTAACTTCATGAATACTCTCCAGGGTGCCCTTATTTTTATGGCGGGCAACTATTTCCAATTGCATTAAAGGTTGAAAATAGGCAGTTTTCAACCTGCCTCTTTTGGAGGTTAATATTCCTTTCAGCAAATAGGATTTAATCCCATCAGACTGTGTAAAGCATTTTACAATAAGGCTGGTGTCATTATACTTTAACGATGACAAAACCACAGCCCTGGTATTAACAATCATGTTTTTTTATTAAGCAGCATACAAGTTACTTTAAAATAAAAACCCCTCAAAAAAGTTTTCTTCTTTGAGGAGCCATGATTAACTGTTAAATATAATTAAACAACTCCTTGAGCCAGCATTGCATCAGCTACTTTAACAAAGCCTGCAATATTAGCTCCTTTCACATAGTTTATATAACCGTTTTCGTCACCAAACTCTATACACTTGTCATGGATATTCTTCATAATACCTCTTAATCTGTCATCTACTTCCTCTCTAGTCCAGCTTATACGCAATGAGTTTTGAGACATTTCCAATCCAGATGTTGCCACACCACCTGCATTAGAGGCTTTTCCGGGGGCAAAAAGTATTTTACCATTATGAAACTCATGAACAGCCTCAGGGGTAGAAGGCATATTAGCTCCTTCGGCTACACAAAGACACCCGTTTTTAATAAGTTTTTTGGCATCATTTACATTTAATTCATTTTGGGTAGCACATGGTAAAGCAATATCACAAGGAACTTCCCACGGGGTTTTATTTTCATGATACTCTGCAGCAGGATATTTTTTAAGATATTCATATATGCGTACCCTTTTTTCATTTTTCAGGTACATTACATGAGCCAGTTTTTCCGGGGTTATTCCATCTTTGTCGTATATATATCCTGATGAATCGGACAGAGTTATTACCTTTCCTCCTAGCTGGGTTGCTTTTTCGGCAGCAAACTGTGCCACATTACCTGACCCTGAAATAACTACTTTTTTACCTTCAAAGCTTTCTCCTTTTCTTTCCAGCATACTTTGGGCAAAATAAACGGTTCCGTAACCGGTAGCTTCCGGCCTTATTAAGGAACCTCCCCAACTTAATCCTTTACCGGTAAGCACTCCTGTAAATTCATTTTTTATTTTTTTGTACATTCCGAACAAATAGCCGATTTCCCGGGCGCCAACACCAATATCCCCTGCAGGAACATCGGTATTAGGGCCAATGTGCCTGCATAATTCTGACATAAAACTGTGACAAAAACGCATAACTTCATCATCTGATTTTCCTTTGGGATCAAAATCCGACCCTCCTTTACCTCCCCCCATGGGTAAGGTAGTTAGACTGTTTTTAAAAACCTGTTCAAAAGCTAAAAACTTAAGAATACTCATATTTACCGTAGGATGAAAACGCAAACCTCCTTTATAAGGGCCTATAGCAGAGTTCATTTGTATTCTGTACCCTCTGTTTACGTGTATTTCTCCTTTATCATCAACCCAGGGAACCCTAAAAGTAATGGCTCTTTCAGGCTCCACCATACGCAATAAAATGTTTTTTCCGTTATATATATCATGTTGTGCAATAAAGGGTATAGTTGTTTCAGCTACTTCCTGTACTGCTTGCAAAAATTCAGGCTCATGAGTATTGCGAGCCCGTACTTCATCCATAAATGCTTTAATTTTGTCTTCCATACTAGGATTGATTTAAAATATTTTTAAAAACATCTTTAAATTTTACCCCAAATATACATTATCCGTAAAAATAACTGCTATTTTTTTTAAATTTGATAACACTATTTTAATAAGTGGGATTCATACGGAATAATTGTTTAATATTTCTGCTTAACTTTACGTATTGCAAATATTATCTCCTTGAAAAATATATATATTTTATTAATAGTAACAGGCTTTTTAGGATGTGAAAAAGATGTTTCTTTAACCTTTTCCTCTAAAAAAATAAATTCGGAAACCTGTAATAATTGTCCGGCAATTGATATTGATGTGCCCCAAGCTATCCCTGAGAATAAAGTATCAACTAAAATAAACGATCATATTACCGGATTTGCGATTAACATTTTAAATTATTCGGAAGACCATGCTGTTAAAAATATTGAAGAAGGAATTAAGGTTTTTAACAGTGATTTTAAAAGCCTTAATAATAATTTTAGTGACTCTATGATTGCGTGGGAGGCTTCCATACAAGGAAAAGTTTCTTTTATAAATGATGAGATTGCAAGTTTAAAGTTTGAACATTATTTATTTACCGGAGGGGCGCATGGCTATGGAGGAAATTCTTTTCTGAACTTCAATGTTAACAACGGTGATAAAATAAAAAATGAAGAGTTATTTAAAGACTATAAAAAGTTCAGGGATTTTGCCGAAAAGAAATTCAGGGTACAGGAAAATATCCCCGAAGGGGAAAGCATTAACAGCACGGGGTTTTTGTTTGAAGATGATATTTTTATTTTACCTGCCAACATCGGCTTTACCAATGAGGGTATAGAGCTCATTTACAATCCGTATGAAATAAATGTATATTCCGAAGGCAATGTAATTTTAAAGATTCCCTTTGAAGAAGTAAATGAGTTCCTGGCAATTAAATAAGTTTTCATAAAACTTTGTCTATCATAAATTGATTAATAATCAATTCGGAACTTGTGAATGGGTTAGATATAACTGTCTCTCCAAACCTCTGCTTCAAACTATTTGTTGCTGATCAAAAGCAAATCATAAAAGTTAGATTTAGAATACAAAATTATGGAGAGGAAGCGTGCCCAGTAACGGATGTTGATGATTTGGAATTTCACTTTTCTCTCTTGTTTCATAATCTTACTTCCCGAAATTTACGGGTATATCCTTATAAAAACATATAAATAAAAAAGGGGCTGCTTTTTATGACAGCCCCTCAATTTCTACCATGAACTTAAAGACACCTCTATGTTCAGGGCTAAACTACGGCATTCTTACTTCTCCGCCTTAAAAACACAGGGTACAAAAAGTTACTTTTTCAAATTTCGCGGTTAACTATTGGTTATCCTTTGTGCTTTTAGCGAAGAACAGGAAGAGCATATTAGCAGTGTTCAGTGACTTTTTGGTTCATTTAAGCAATTATAAAATATGCTTCGGAAAGTTTAAAGGAATTAATCCAAACAAAAAAAAGGGGCTGCCATTAAAAGCAGCCCCTCAACTTGCCCCAAGTTAAAAACTATGAACTTAAAGATACCTCTATGTTCATAGCTAAACTAAAGCATTTATGTTTAATCACCTTGTAATTAGGGGGTACAAAAAGTTACGGATTTTAATTTTCCGGATTTTGCTTTTAAAAAAGCCTCTTAAAAACAGACTGTGAGACATATCTATACAACATCGTATACCCAAGTAGGGGGGACTGTTAAGATACCTGTATTCAAATTGTTCCGGGTAATTTATTGATAGTTGATAACGAAAAAAACTATGAGAAAGGCAAATGTCAAATTCCGGTTGTCGGATGACAAACCAGGTTTTTGATCTTTATATTTTTAGAATTTGTAATTCACTTTTTTCCCTTCCTTCATGTCTCTGCCTCCTCGTATTTTTAAAAGGGTGCAGGATGTCTTCTCATAAAACTCATCTAAATGAGCTTTCGTAGCGCAAGTATGGTTCCTAAATGAATTCCTTCATGAACATTGTTAAAAGCCACGGCCTCTTCTATATTATTTAAAGTCACATTCACGCTTGTGGTATATGAAGTGTAAGAGGTAAAAATATGGTTGTGGTAATCCTTTTTCAGCCTTTCTACATTTAATATAAATTGTTCTTTGTAGTATTTAAACTCTTCCCCGGTCATTTTTCTTTGAGGGTCAGGGGCCGTACCTTTTCTATACCTGTTAATTTTTTCCTCATCAATGTAACCATCTACTCCCGATAATTTATAACAAATTAACTGTTGTGTAACTACAAGGTGAGCAAAATTCCATGCAACATTATTATTAAACCCTGGCGGAATAATATTTATCTGATCAATAGAAAGCGGTTCAACCATCTTTAAGATAAGTGCTCTTGTTTTTTCAAGAATGTCCAGTTCTTTTTCTATCATTTTTTATCTTTTTAGAGAAAAGTGTCCTTTATAAACGTCCATATTTTCATTGGCAAACTTAACTGTAAACCAATAATCGGTAGCCGGTAAAGGCCTGCCATTGAAAGTTCCGTTCCAACCATCGTCTTCCGAAGAAAACTGTTTTACCAATTTACCAAATCTGTCAAAAATATTCACTATAGCATTGTCAAAACAATCATCTTCTGCACCAAAAATTTGCCACCGGTCATTAACTCCATCCCCATTAGGGGTAAAAAATCGTGGAAATCCTAAAACGCAAACTTCTTCTATAGCTACACCACAACCGTGCCTGTCTCTTACTCTTATGGTTTGGTAACCTCCCATCGGGTTTTCAATATAGGCCTGATATGTAATAACCTCTCCCTGGGAACCTGAAAGTTGGCTAATATGGGTATTTTCAAAAGGTTGAAAATCTATGTTGTATTCATAATCATCGCTATATCCTTCAAACTCTATTGTAACAGTACTGTTGGGTGAAGTCATATCGGTTATTACATTTGTTATAGTCGCTATGCTGGAAGGCAAAACTTCAATTTCCATTTCGGTACTACATCCACTGCCATCGGCATTGGTAGCCACCACTGTATAAGTTCCCGGAGAATATACTTCTGCAATCCTGTCTATTCCTACCACCCCGGTTTGATCATTGCCATTGCGGTACCATACATAAGTGTAATCATCCTGTGGATTTAGTACAGTCAAGGTTTTAGGTAAATCATTTAAACATATGTATTGGGGTGATTCTACTTCAAATTCCGGTTGCTGGCTTACACTAAGGGTTACATGCTCTCCTAAACCATAACATGAGTTATTATTTGTATTATTTACCCTTACAAATAAATTTTGGGAAAAAGGTGAGGATGTATTTTGATATCCTGTTAGCGGAATTTGATTTTGTTGTGTAAGGGCCTCTGCCTGGGTTTCATAAAAAGAGACTTGTAAATCAGGCTGATCGGCCGGAGGAAACTGAGAAATTATGGCATTTTGCGCTTGAGTTAAATTAAAAGTTGCCACACCGTCATTCACTACACCTCCCCCTGTATTATCATCACACTGATTAACTAAAAAAACGTATGCAGGATCTATTTGCGAGGCAGTGGTTTGTAAATTTACCGTAGCCACGCTACTCCCACACCCCTGGTTATCACTTACATTGGCAAATACTTGTGATGAAGCAGAATCAGAAAATGTATCAACATTGATTATTTCATCTGCAGCATCCTGATTGGTGGCTCCTGTTAAGGTATTATAGTAAGTAATTGTGAAATTAGCCGGGTTATTTATAACAAGTGGATTGGCATCATTTAAATCAAAAACCGAAATGCCATCTGAATTATCATCGCATTGTGATAAAGTGACCGGTGTATTCACTGGGGGCACAGTATAAACTTCTATTGAAAATACATGGGTGGCCACACAACCCGTGGCTATATTTTCCACCCTTACAAAAATTTGCTGTGTAGGAATGGAGGTATTAACAAAAGCCCCCGGATTTGCAAATGGTGCACTTCCTGCCTGGGCTGCGGCCAAACTTGCATGAAAAGTAATGTTGTAATTTGCAGGGGAATCACCGTTTATTATTTGCGGCACTGCTGCCGTGAGGTCAAACGTTTCCTGTCCGTCGCCATTTAAATCACATTGAGAAACAGCATCCACCGGATTGGAGGAAACATCGAAATAGGTTACCGTTACTGATGGAGAAAAAAATGTACATGCTGCATTACCGGCGTCTGCTGCCTCACTCACCTGAAAACGATACAGGTAATTATTATTTGTAACTGTTAAAGAAAAGGTGTTATTGACTTCAGCAGGAATATCTGTCCAGCTATTTCCTCCGTCACCACTTTCCTGCCATTGAAAAACCAATGTGGTTGAGGTACTGCCCTCTACAACTGCTGCAAAGTTTATAACATCGTTAAAACACACCCCTGATGGAAAAGACGGATGATCATTAGTGACAGTAAGAATTCTGCTTCCAACATCGCCGCTACATTGTGCTTTAACAAAAAAAAATGGTAAAACCAAAAAAATGCAAAGTAAGTAAGTTTTCATTTGGGCACCTATTGTTATCAAATATAATATTAATTTTTAAATAACAATAAACGTGTATTTTAAAGATATAGTCTAATTTTGAGCATGAAAAAAATATACTATTTGAAAACATGCAACACCTGCATGAGAATTATTAAAGAGTTACAACCTTTAAACGGGTTTATTCTTCAAGATATTAAGGAAGAACCTGTTACGGTTAAACAAATTGAAGAAATGCACCGGTTATCGGGTTCTTATGAAGCATTATTTAGCAAAAGAGCCAAGTTGTATAAAGAACGTGGCCTTAAAAATGAATTTCTCACAGAAAGAGATTTTAAAGAGCTTATTTTAGAACATTATACTTTTTTAAAACGCCCTGTTATAATTGTAAATGATAAAATTTTTGCCGGTAACAACAAAAAAACTGTAGAAGAGGCAAAAAAAACAATACATGAATAAAAGAACGTTTGCTTTACTGGCAGGTTTTGGGGCTACTCTTATTTACGGGCTCAACTTTACCATAGCTAAAAGTGTAATGCCGGAACACATAAAACCTTTTGGTTTTATATTGTTACGGGTTATAGGAGCTTCTGTATTGTTCTGGATTACGTCTCTTTTTTATAAGGAAGAAAAGGTACACACCTCGGACTGGCCCAGGTTTGTAGCAGTTTCGGTTTTTGGAATGGCTGCAAACATGTTGAGTTTTTTTAAAGGTCTTGATATGACTACCCCAATAAACGGAGCGGTAATTATGACTTCCAGTCCTATTCTTGTGTTAATACTTTCGGTGTTAATTATTAAGGAAAAAATTACCTGGACAAAATCACTGGGTGTATTTACCGGGCTTGTGGGAGCTTTGATCCTTATTTTATACGGAGCCGGAACAAATGAGCATGCCACGAATATTACTGTAGGTAACTTCTTGATTTTTATAAATGCCACTTGTTACGGCTTATATTTAATTCTTGCAAAACCCCTCACCAAAAAGTATCATACTTTTACCATCTTAAAATGGGCTTTTTTAATTGGAATTGTGATCAATCTTCCTTTTACAATTACTGAATTTTCAGAAGTTGGCTGGACAACTCTTCCTTTAAAAGCAATATTGGCAATGATTTTTGTAGTGGCCGGATCTACTTATTTAACTTATTTATTAAATGTATTTGCGTTAAACCAACTTAAAGCATCAACATTAAGTGCTTTTATATATCTACAGCCGTTTATTGCGACGGTTTTTGCAGTTGCAGTAGGAAGTGACACCTTGAGTTTAATTAAAATTGCTGCAGCTTTAATGATATTTGTGGGTGTTTATCTGGTGACCAAACGTGTAAAAACCTCAAAATAAATCAACAGGACTTTTGATATGTTTTCTTGTATCTGCTTTAGTTAAAATCCTGAAGTCAGAAGGGCGTTTAATTTTATCAAAAAAATGAACAAGTTCATCTGGTAAGCTAATTAATTTTCTGGTTTTTAAATCAAGCCAGCCTCCCATCATTTCACAATGAGCAAAATTCTTTCCTGCATGATCGTAATAATTATGTCCAAACTCAAAAAACATTCCATCCTCACTCAATCCTTTTAAGTCTAACGACACCCTTACCGGTTTTCCTGAAAATGCTTCTTTAAAGTAATAGATGTGCTCATAAAAAACCACAGGCCCAATGTTATATTTTGAAAGTAATCTCTGGTCAAACCCATGTTCAACCAAAAATGACATACGTGTATGAGCCGCATATTCTATGTAGGCCTTATTTGCCAAATGCCTGTTTGCATCAAGGTCATTCCATCTAATTTCAAATTCTTTTAAGTACATGGTTGCTGATTTTTTACAAATCTATAAAACATTTACTATGCACGCATAGCATAAAGGATTATTTTTTATTTAACTTTATTTATAATTTTCAGCATTTTTACCAAACAACTAATTAATAATGCCTGTAATTTCTTCAAACTATAATCCGCCTCATTTATTTAAAAACGGTCATTTTTCTACAATTTATTCAAGTTTAATGCGAAAAGTGAATGGTGTTTTACAAGAAAGGGAACGCATTACTTTACCTGACGGGGATTTTTTAGATCTGGACTGGTCTTTTTCCACAAAGACTACCAATAAACTTGTTATTGTTTTACACGGGCTAGAAGGGAATGCCCAAAGACCTTATATGGCAGGGACTGCAAAAGTGTTTAATAAAAATAATTTTGATGCTGTATGTATTAACTTCAGAAGTTGCAGTGGCGAAACAAATTCACTATATAAATCATACCACTCCGGTGCTACTGAAGATTTGGAAGCAGTGATTGAATACATCGTATCTGACAAGAAATATGACACTATTATTTTAACAGGGTTCAGTCTGGGTGGAAACGTAACTTTAAAATATTTGGGAGAAAGGGATACTGTTCCAAAACAAATAAAAGCAGCCATTGCTGTTTCTGTTCCCTGTTTTTTATATGGCTCCATGCTGGAACTGCACAAAACAAAAAATGTTTTATACGCCAAAAATTTTAAAAAGCATTTGTTGGAAAAACTTAAATGGAAACAAAAATATTTTCCTGAGCTGATAACAGATGAAGATTTAAAAAAAATTATAACCCTTAAAGATTTTGATGATTTTTACACCTCCAAAGCTCACGGGTTTACTGATGCTGTTGATTATTACAGTAAAAGCAGTTCGTTACAATTTTTAAAAAATATTCAAATTCCTACTCTTATTATTAACGCAAAAAACGATTCGTTTTTATCACAGGAATGTTATCCTGAAAAAGAAGCTGAAAGGAATAAAAATTTATTTCTTGAAATACCTGCATACGGAGGACATGTAGGTTTTTATGAAAAGAATAACATTTATTATAACGAAACTCAGTCTGTAAAATTTGTTAGCGA includes:
- the recO gene encoding DNA repair protein RecO, which encodes MIVNTRAVVLSSLKYNDTSLIVKCFTQSDGIKSYLLKGILTSKRGRLKTAYFQPLMQLEIVARHKNKGTLESIHEVKPACHYNTLHSNLSKNALCIFLSEMLSFSIYEEEQNIPLFNYLEYSLTWLDNNETVANFHISFLLGLTKYLGFSPDEESTHLPFFDLQEGIFSHTKPLTPYIEGNNLKNFRSFLGIIFDDIHNVKMNNIQRLELLNTVILYFELHLHGFRKPKSLQVLSQVFH
- the gdhA gene encoding NADP-specific glutamate dehydrogenase produces the protein MEDKIKAFMDEVRARNTHEPEFLQAVQEVAETTIPFIAQHDIYNGKNILLRMVEPERAITFRVPWVDDKGEIHVNRGYRIQMNSAIGPYKGGLRFHPTVNMSILKFLAFEQVFKNSLTTLPMGGGKGGSDFDPKGKSDDEVMRFCHSFMSELCRHIGPNTDVPAGDIGVGAREIGYLFGMYKKIKNEFTGVLTGKGLSWGGSLIRPEATGYGTVYFAQSMLERKGESFEGKKVVISGSGNVAQFAAEKATQLGGKVITLSDSSGYIYDKDGITPEKLAHVMYLKNEKRVRIYEYLKKYPAAEYHENKTPWEVPCDIALPCATQNELNVNDAKKLIKNGCLCVAEGANMPSTPEAVHEFHNGKILFAPGKASNAGGVATSGLEMSQNSLRISWTREEVDDRLRGIMKNIHDKCIEFGDENGYINYVKGANIAGFVKVADAMLAQGVV
- a CDS encoding DUF3298 and DUF4163 domain-containing protein, which gives rise to MKNIYILLIVTGFLGCEKDVSLTFSSKKINSETCNNCPAIDIDVPQAIPENKVSTKINDHITGFAINILNYSEDHAVKNIEEGIKVFNSDFKSLNNNFSDSMIAWEASIQGKVSFINDEIASLKFEHYLFTGGAHGYGGNSFLNFNVNNGDKIKNEELFKDYKKFRDFAEKKFRVQENIPEGESINSTGFLFEDDIFILPANIGFTNEGIELIYNPYEINVYSEGNVILKIPFEEVNEFLAIK
- a CDS encoding DinB family protein; translation: MIEKELDILEKTRALILKMVEPLSIDQINIIPPGFNNNVAWNFAHLVVTQQLICYKLSGVDGYIDEEKINRYRKGTAPDPQRKMTGEEFKYYKEQFILNVERLKKDYHNHIFTSYTSYTTSVNVTLNNIEEAVAFNNVHEGIHLGTILALRKLI
- a CDS encoding T9SS type B sorting domain-containing protein, encoding MKTYLLCIFLVLPFFFVKAQCSGDVGSRILTVTNDHPSFPSGVCFNDVINFAAVVEGSTSTTLVFQWQESGDGGNSWTDIPAEVNNTFSLTVTNNNYLYRFQVSEAADAGNAACTFFSPSVTVTYFDVSSNPVDAVSQCDLNGDGQETFDLTAAVPQIINGDSPANYNITFHASLAAAQAGSAPFANPGAFVNTSIPTQQIFVRVENIATGCVATHVFSIEVYTVPPVNTPVTLSQCDDNSDGISVFDLNDANPLVINNPANFTITYYNTLTGATNQDAADEIINVDTFSDSASSQVFANVSDNQGCGSSVATVNLQTTASQIDPAYVFLVNQCDDNTGGGVVNDGVATFNLTQAQNAIISQFPPADQPDLQVSFYETQAEALTQQNQIPLTGYQNTSSPFSQNLFVRVNNTNNNSCYGLGEHVTLSVSQQPEFEVESPQYICLNDLPKTLTVLNPQDDYTYVWYRNGNDQTGVVGIDRIAEVYSPGTYTVVATNADGSGCSTEMEIEVLPSSIATITNVITDMTSPNSTVTIEFEGYSDDYEYNIDFQPFENTHISQLSGSQGEVITYQAYIENPMGGYQTIRVRDRHGCGVAIEEVCVLGFPRFFTPNGDGVNDRWQIFGAEDDCFDNAIVNIFDRFGKLVKQFSSEDDGWNGTFNGRPLPATDYWFTVKFANENMDVYKGHFSLKR
- a CDS encoding arsenate reductase family protein, which encodes MKKIYYLKTCNTCMRIIKELQPLNGFILQDIKEEPVTVKQIEEMHRLSGSYEALFSKRAKLYKERGLKNEFLTERDFKELILEHYTFLKRPVIIVNDKIFAGNNKKTVEEAKKTIHE
- a CDS encoding DMT family transporter yields the protein MNKRTFALLAGFGATLIYGLNFTIAKSVMPEHIKPFGFILLRVIGASVLFWITSLFYKEEKVHTSDWPRFVAVSVFGMAANMLSFFKGLDMTTPINGAVIMTSSPILVLILSVLIIKEKITWTKSLGVFTGLVGALILILYGAGTNEHATNITVGNFLIFINATCYGLYLILAKPLTKKYHTFTILKWAFLIGIVINLPFTITEFSEVGWTTLPLKAILAMIFVVAGSTYLTYLLNVFALNQLKASTLSAFIYLQPFIATVFAVAVGSDTLSLIKIAAALMIFVGVYLVTKRVKTSK
- a CDS encoding acyl-CoA thioesterase, coding for MYLKEFEIRWNDLDANRHLANKAYIEYAAHTRMSFLVEHGFDQRLLSKYNIGPVVFYEHIYYFKEAFSGKPVRVSLDLKGLSEDGMFFEFGHNYYDHAGKNFAHCEMMGGWLDLKTRKLISLPDELVHFFDKIKRPSDFRILTKADTRKHIKSPVDLF
- a CDS encoding YheT family hydrolase; this translates as MPVISSNYNPPHLFKNGHFSTIYSSLMRKVNGVLQERERITLPDGDFLDLDWSFSTKTTNKLVIVLHGLEGNAQRPYMAGTAKVFNKNNFDAVCINFRSCSGETNSLYKSYHSGATEDLEAVIEYIVSDKKYDTIILTGFSLGGNVTLKYLGERDTVPKQIKAAIAVSVPCFLYGSMLELHKTKNVLYAKNFKKHLLEKLKWKQKYFPELITDEDLKKIITLKDFDDFYTSKAHGFTDAVDYYSKSSSLQFLKNIQIPTLIINAKNDSFLSQECYPEKEAERNKNLFLEIPAYGGHVGFYEKNNIYYNETQSVKFVSEHV